From Carnobacterium alterfunditum DSM 5972:
TACTTGTTGTGGATAATAGCATAAACGTTACCATGATTTGATATTTGATGGCGCGCGTTGGATCCACACCGGCAAACATCAAGCCGGACATCATACCTGGTAAACTAACAATACCAATTGTTTTTGCTGAATCAATGGTCGGTGACATTCCAGCACGAATACTATCACGCACAATTGAAACGGAAGCCTGTTTTAGATCTGCTCCTAAAGCTAACTTCTCTAAGACCTGCTGGCGTTGATCGGTAAATTTTGCATTCAAGTTTCGGTAAGCGATGCCGATCGCAATCATTGAATTACTGGCGATCATTCCTGTAATAGGTATCACTTGCGAAGGAATAAATAGAACAGAACCCGATAATATTAAAACGAGCAACGTTAGACCTGTTGCAGTAAAGATGGCAATAAAAGAGATTTTAAATGCATTTGATATCCCTTTGCTCCTCTTACCTGCGTTAAAAGAAGCATTAAAAATAATCACTAAAACAAGTGCTAATGTCACAATAACATTATTCAACTCAAAGACGTAACCTAATAAATAACCAACTGCAAATAACTGGATAACAGCCCGAAAAACACTTATAAGAATATCTTTACCTAAACCTAATTTTTCTTTGTAAACGATTAGCAGTGCTATCCCAACTAGCGCTGTTGCAAAGAATAACGAGGTATTGTTTATTGCTAGATTCATTTAGCTTCCTCCATTTCTCCATCGACCAAATGAATGACTC
This genomic window contains:
- a CDS encoding ABC transporter permease, encoding MNLAINNTSLFFATALVGIALLIVYKEKLGLGKDILISVFRAVIQLFAVGYLLGYVFELNNVIVTLALVLVIIFNASFNAGKRSKGISNAFKISFIAIFTATGLTLLVLILSGSVLFIPSQVIPITGMIASNSMIAIGIAYRNLNAKFTDQRQQVLEKLALGADLKQASVSIVRDSIRAGMSPTIDSAKTIGIVSLPGMMSGLMFAGVDPTRAIKYQIMVTFMLLSTTSIASVIASYMAYKEFYNDRKQLKN